In Chitinophagaceae bacterium, one genomic interval encodes:
- the glpK gene encoding glycerol kinase, which translates to MSKYILSIDQGTTSSRAILFNTSGEIVKVAQKEFTQFYPKTGWVEHDAMEIWQTQLDVILQVLRESKIASKDILTIGITNQRETVVVWDKHSGKPVYNAIVWQDKRTGQRCNEIKKSGYSKDIFLKTGLVTDSYFSATKIEWILQQNPAYAKMAEKGQLLTGTIDSWLIWNLTGGAAHLTDFSNASRTMLFNINTLKWDRELLEYFNIPEKMLPLVKESSDNFGQTLPGLTGGVSIPINGVAGDQQSALFGQACLKKGMGKNTYGTGCFLLMNTGKKPIFSKNGLLTTIAWKLDGKVTYALEGSVFITGAAVQWLRDGLKIISNAEETESIANSVEDTKEVFFVPAFSGLGAPYWDMDAKGAIIGLTRGVEDAHIVRATLEAIAYQTKDVVSIMEKESGIALKSLRVDGGSSANNFLMQFQSDMLNAVVERPENIEITAYGAALLALMYVDRNAFDKLIKESKNMNKFHPQMSSEKREKLYSGWKKALSRIRG; encoded by the coding sequence ATGTCTAAATATATCTTATCAATAGATCAGGGAACGACTAGCTCCAGAGCTATTTTGTTTAACACATCAGGAGAAATCGTAAAAGTAGCTCAAAAAGAGTTTACGCAATTTTATCCTAAAACAGGATGGGTAGAGCATGATGCCATGGAAATATGGCAAACGCAGCTTGATGTTATTCTTCAGGTACTTAGGGAAAGCAAAATCGCATCTAAAGACATTCTTACCATAGGAATTACGAATCAGAGGGAGACTGTAGTTGTCTGGGATAAACATAGTGGAAAGCCGGTTTACAATGCCATAGTGTGGCAGGATAAGCGTACCGGTCAAAGATGTAATGAAATTAAAAAGAGTGGTTACTCTAAAGATATTTTTTTAAAAACAGGCTTAGTGACAGATTCTTATTTTTCTGCAACCAAGATTGAATGGATTTTACAACAAAATCCTGCATATGCAAAAATGGCTGAAAAAGGTCAGCTGCTAACAGGAACAATAGACAGTTGGCTGATTTGGAATTTAACCGGAGGTGCAGCACATTTAACGGATTTTTCCAATGCATCCAGAACGATGTTGTTCAATATTAATACCTTAAAATGGGATCGGGAATTGCTTGAGTATTTTAATATTCCTGAAAAAATGCTGCCTCTTGTGAAAGAAAGCTCTGACAATTTCGGGCAAACATTGCCGGGACTTACCGGTGGGGTTTCCATTCCTATTAACGGTGTCGCCGGAGATCAGCAATCTGCATTGTTTGGGCAGGCTTGCCTGAAAAAGGGCATGGGAAAAAACACCTATGGTACCGGCTGTTTTTTGCTTATGAATACCGGTAAAAAGCCTATTTTTTCTAAAAACGGCTTGCTGACTACTATAGCCTGGAAATTAGACGGTAAAGTTACTTATGCCCTTGAAGGGAGCGTATTTATTACAGGCGCGGCTGTTCAATGGCTGAGAGATGGCCTTAAGATTATTTCAAATGCTGAAGAAACGGAATCGATTGCTAATTCGGTTGAGGATACAAAGGAAGTCTTTTTTGTGCCTGCATTTTCCGGTTTGGGAGCTCCTTACTGGGATATGGATGCAAAAGGAGCAATAATCGGACTTACAAGGGGAGTGGAAGATGCGCATATAGTTAGAGCAACGCTTGAAGCTATAGCATATCAGACTAAAGATGTGGTTTCAATTATGGAAAAAGAATCAGGAATAGCTTTGAAAAGCCTCAGAGTTGACGGCGGTTCATCTGCCAATAATTTTTTGATGCAGTTTCAGTCAGACATGTTAAATGCAGTAGTAGAAAGACCTGAAAACATTGAAATAACAGCTTATGGAGCAGCTTTGTTAGCACTAATGTATGTTGACAGAAATGCTTTTGATAAGCTGATTAAAGAAAGTAAAAATATGAATAAGTTTCATCCCCAAATGAGTAGTGAAAAAAGAGAAAAACTCTATTCAGGCTGGAAAAAAGCATTATCCCGAATCAGGGGGTAA
- the glmS gene encoding glutamine--fructose-6-phosphate transaminase (isomerizing): MCGIVAYIGEREAYPILIKGLKRLEYRGYDSAGIALLKDQLNVYKCVGKVTELEEFTKSSDIRGTIGIGHTRWATHGEPNDINAHPHLSQSGSLAIIHNGIIENYAVLKEELINRGHKFSTQTDTEVLIHLIEDIKLNENLDLREAVRVALNQVIGAYAIVILSEDNPDMLIAAKKGSPLVIGIGEKEFFIASDATPIIEFTKKVVYLNDEEIVYVNRNGDMSIKTVQNKAKTPYVQKLEMQLEMLEKGGYEHFMLKEIYEQPSSIRDSLRGRLLLNKGIVALGGLVDYKQKLANSKRIIIIGCGTSWHAGIVGEYLLEDLARVNVEVEYASEFRYRNPVITENDIVLAISQSGETADTLAALELAKSKGATILGICNVVGSSISRLTDAGSYTHAGPEIGVASTKAFTAQVTLLTLLALSIAQSKGTLSESRFQQIINALDKIPQKISEVLKTNDQIKYISEIFKDSTNFLYLGRGYNFPVALEGALKLKEISYIHAEGYPAAEMKHGPIALIDEEMPVVFLATNKSAYDKILSNIQEVKARKGRVIAIVSEGDTIIKDLADFTIEIPETEEPLSPLLSVIPLQLLSYHIAVMRGCNVDQPRNLAKSVTVE; encoded by the coding sequence ATGTGTGGAATAGTAGCTTATATAGGTGAAAGAGAAGCATATCCAATTTTAATAAAAGGCCTAAAAAGGTTGGAATACAGAGGATATGACAGTGCAGGTATAGCTTTATTAAAAGACCAACTTAATGTATATAAATGTGTTGGAAAAGTAACCGAACTGGAAGAGTTTACAAAAAGTAGTGACATAAGAGGCACTATAGGTATCGGGCATACTCGCTGGGCAACTCACGGTGAACCTAACGATATAAATGCTCACCCACATTTGTCTCAATCCGGGAGCCTGGCAATTATCCACAATGGTATTATAGAAAATTATGCTGTACTCAAGGAAGAATTAATAAATCGGGGGCATAAATTCTCAACACAAACAGATACTGAAGTTTTGATTCACCTTATCGAGGATATCAAACTAAATGAAAACCTGGATTTGCGAGAAGCTGTAAGAGTTGCTCTAAATCAAGTTATTGGTGCTTATGCCATTGTAATACTATCCGAAGACAATCCTGATATGTTGATTGCTGCAAAAAAAGGCAGCCCTCTGGTAATTGGTATTGGAGAAAAAGAATTTTTTATTGCATCAGATGCAACCCCAATCATTGAGTTTACAAAAAAAGTAGTTTATCTGAATGATGAGGAGATTGTTTATGTCAACAGAAACGGCGACATGTCTATTAAGACTGTGCAAAATAAAGCAAAAACACCCTATGTTCAAAAATTAGAAATGCAGTTGGAAATGCTTGAGAAAGGCGGTTATGAGCATTTTATGTTAAAAGAAATTTATGAACAACCGAGCTCAATCAGAGACAGCCTCAGAGGAAGATTGCTTTTAAACAAAGGGATAGTTGCCCTGGGTGGTTTAGTTGATTACAAACAAAAACTGGCAAATTCAAAAAGAATTATAATAATTGGCTGCGGAACTTCATGGCATGCCGGCATAGTTGGTGAATACCTTTTAGAAGATTTAGCAAGAGTTAATGTAGAAGTTGAATACGCTTCAGAATTCCGTTACAGAAATCCTGTTATCACTGAAAACGATATAGTTTTAGCCATTTCTCAATCCGGAGAAACAGCTGATACTTTGGCTGCTCTGGAATTGGCAAAAAGTAAAGGTGCTACTATATTGGGTATTTGCAATGTAGTTGGTTCAAGTATTTCAAGATTAACAGATGCCGGATCCTATACGCATGCCGGTCCCGAAATTGGTGTTGCTTCAACAAAAGCATTTACAGCTCAGGTAACTTTACTTACATTACTGGCTCTTTCAATAGCTCAAAGTAAAGGCACATTATCTGAATCCAGATTTCAGCAGATAATCAATGCGCTGGATAAAATTCCTCAAAAGATTTCAGAGGTTTTAAAAACCAATGATCAAATAAAATACATTTCAGAAATTTTTAAAGACTCTACAAACTTTTTATATCTGGGTAGAGGTTATAATTTCCCGGTTGCTTTGGAAGGTGCCTTAAAATTAAAAGAAATTTCTTACATACATGCTGAGGGTTATCCTGCTGCTGAAATGAAACACGGCCCTATTGCGCTAATAGATGAGGAAATGCCAGTCGTTTTCTTAGCTACGAACAAAAGTGCTTATGACAAGATTTTAAGTAATATTCAGGAAGTAAAAGCCAGAAAAGGAAGAGTTATAGCTATAGTTTCTGAAGGGGATACCATTATCAAAGATTTAGCTGATTTCACCATAGAAATTCCGGAAACTGAAGAACCTTTATCGCCATTATTGAGCGTGATTCCTTTACAGCTTCTTTCATACCATATTGCGGTAATGAGAGGATGTAATGTTGATCAGCCAAGAAATCTGGCAAAATCAGTTACAGTAGAATAA
- a CDS encoding DUF4270 family protein: MNLTYLHRLLPMLCLILLFSCKKTIIEDDSLLGDDENLKFNLTDTLTINATTVKSNPLRTDNLSSYTLGRIDENVFGSTNSSIYTHLRLPFNNVDIGNNLSLDSVVLMLRVTGAYGDISAPSTFVVKEMTESMLSGEEYFSNKTFSTGSTEIGMLENTIINFEDSISINGELKPPHIRIPLSQSFGNNILSQSGTSNMTGNTNFLNFLNGIHISADSNTVNSAIYYINLVSPFSKVVFYYRDSNNEPETFELQISNESVKVNNHKHNFQNAVINDFIQESVEGQNDSVLFLKPLTGTVGMLKFPHLGELKGKAVNRAELIVELKSDPLGLDSLYTAPDRMSLNAVNEDGSNDFILDQFLSVDYFGGFKEETEVDGVNKIIYRFNVGRHIQELLRKDNLETHEKYLYLFNFPGERTANRALVGGGSEFSSAIRLKITYTNID, from the coding sequence ATGAATCTTACTTATTTGCATCGACTACTACCGATGCTGTGTTTAATATTGTTATTTTCTTGTAAAAAAACAATAATTGAAGATGATAGCTTATTGGGTGATGATGAAAATTTAAAGTTCAATCTTACTGATACCTTAACGATTAATGCAACAACTGTAAAATCGAATCCCCTAAGAACAGACAATCTATCTTCTTATACTCTTGGAAGGATAGATGAAAATGTTTTCGGAAGTACAAATTCTTCGATTTACACGCATTTAAGACTACCTTTTAACAATGTTGACATTGGTAATAACCTCTCGCTTGATTCTGTTGTATTAATGCTTAGAGTAACCGGTGCTTATGGAGATATATCTGCGCCTTCCACCTTTGTAGTTAAAGAGATGACTGAATCTATGCTATCCGGAGAAGAATATTTTTCAAATAAAACTTTCAGTACCGGATCTACAGAAATCGGGATGTTGGAAAATACCATTATCAATTTTGAAGACAGTATCAGTATTAATGGAGAGCTTAAACCTCCTCATATTAGAATTCCTCTTAGTCAGAGCTTCGGAAATAATATCCTAAGTCAGTCAGGGACATCTAACATGACAGGTAATACAAACTTTTTAAACTTTCTAAACGGCATACACATATCAGCCGACTCAAATACAGTAAACAGCGCTATTTATTACATAAATCTGGTATCACCTTTTTCAAAAGTTGTGTTTTATTACAGAGACAGTAATAATGAACCTGAGACATTCGAACTTCAAATTTCAAATGAATCAGTTAAGGTAAATAACCATAAGCATAACTTTCAAAATGCTGTGATAAATGATTTTATTCAAGAAAGTGTGGAAGGGCAAAATGATTCAGTTCTATTTTTAAAACCATTGACAGGAACTGTTGGAATGTTGAAATTTCCACATTTAGGAGAATTAAAGGGCAAGGCTGTTAACAGAGCAGAACTAATTGTAGAACTAAAATCTGACCCTCTTGGACTTGACTCTTTATATACCGCACCGGACAGAATGTCTTTAAATGCAGTAAATGAGGATGGCAGCAATGATTTCATTTTAGATCAATTCCTTAGTGTTGATTACTTTGGAGGATTTAAAGAAGAAACAGAGGTTGATGGCGTAAATAAAATAATTTATCGGTTTAACGTAGGCAGACACATTCAGGAACTTTTACGTAAAGATAACCTTGAAACTCATGAAAAATACTTGTATTTATTTAATTTTCCGGGTGAAAGAACGGCTAACAGAGCATTAGTGGGAGGAGGATCTGAGTTTTCAAGTGCAATACGCTTAAAAATTACTTATACAAATATAGATTAA
- a CDS encoding starch synthase produces MEKNRVLFVTQEMNPYLSLTKIANVARALPQHMQDAGMEIRVLMPRFGTINERRHRLHEVVRLSGINIVMADDDYPLMIKVASMPGTRMQVYFLDNEDFFKRKTVFRDEEKNFHPDNAERMIFFCKGVLETVKKFGWAPDIVHLHGWMTSILPLYLKTAYKNDPIFMNSKVVYSLYDNDFSEKLNESFLLKAPVSDSIDVNALNLYKNADCSALNCGAIQYSDGVILGSPSLHNDVTSLLKKHNKPTLDYREDEALIEACPEFYESLLKV; encoded by the coding sequence ATGGAAAAAAATCGCGTTCTTTTCGTAACACAAGAAATGAATCCTTATCTAAGTTTGACTAAAATTGCAAATGTTGCAAGAGCTCTTCCACAGCACATGCAAGACGCAGGAATGGAAATAAGAGTTTTAATGCCAAGATTCGGAACTATTAATGAAAGAAGACACAGACTCCACGAAGTTGTTCGTTTATCCGGTATCAATATAGTCATGGCAGATGATGACTACCCTTTGATGATAAAAGTAGCTAGTATGCCGGGTACAAGAATGCAGGTTTACTTTTTAGACAATGAAGACTTTTTTAAAAGAAAAACGGTTTTTAGGGACGAAGAAAAGAATTTCCACCCTGATAATGCCGAAAGAATGATTTTTTTCTGCAAAGGTGTGTTGGAAACCGTTAAAAAATTTGGATGGGCTCCGGACATCGTTCACCTTCACGGATGGATGACAAGTATACTCCCTCTTTATTTGAAAACAGCCTATAAAAATGACCCGATTTTTATGAATAGTAAGGTCGTTTACTCTCTTTATGATAATGATTTTTCAGAAAAATTAAATGAATCTTTCTTACTGAAAGCGCCGGTTTCCGATTCAATTGATGTAAATGCGTTGAACTTATATAAGAATGCAGATTGTTCTGCGTTAAATTGCGGGGCTATTCAATACTCTGACGGAGTAATTCTTGGTTCGCCTTCTTTACATAATGATGTTACCAGTTTGCTGAAAAAGCATAACAAACCAACATTAGATTACCGTGAAGATGAAGCTTTGATTGAAGCATGTCCCGAATTTTATGAATCTTTGTTAAAAGTTTAA
- a CDS encoding pantoate--beta-alanine ligase: protein MQVIKKSDRLIEICRFYTNQKMTIGFVPTMGALHQGHLSLVQEAQKLSDIVVTSIFVNPAQFNNSDDLKNYPRTISNDLILLEKVGCNIVFIPDVEEVYPSDLTFPEFDLAHLDKIMEGSYRPGHFEGVAKVVYRFLDLLKPHKLFLGQKDYQQVKVIESLINQTTLQTKVYMCPTVRNSNGLAKSSRNTRLSESEKVNASYIYEALKALIESLEYEPLNVSEKKAIQLIEEKTAGEVEYLEVYDLELKNKMIDYKPGKQAIVCVAVKVGDVRLIDNLIIS from the coding sequence ATGCAGGTTATAAAAAAATCAGATAGATTAATAGAAATATGTCGTTTTTATACAAATCAAAAAATGACTATTGGATTTGTTCCAACTATGGGAGCGTTACATCAGGGTCATTTGTCGTTAGTTCAGGAAGCTCAAAAACTTAGTGACATAGTTGTGACAAGTATTTTTGTAAACCCTGCTCAGTTTAATAATTCTGATGATTTAAAAAATTATCCGAGAACTATTTCAAATGACTTGATTTTACTTGAAAAAGTAGGTTGTAATATAGTTTTTATACCGGATGTGGAAGAGGTTTATCCATCTGATTTAACATTTCCGGAGTTTGATTTGGCACATTTAGATAAAATAATGGAGGGATCTTACCGTCCGGGTCACTTTGAAGGTGTAGCTAAGGTTGTTTATCGTTTTTTAGATTTACTAAAGCCTCACAAACTTTTTTTAGGTCAAAAAGATTACCAGCAAGTCAAAGTTATTGAATCTTTAATTAATCAAACTACTTTACAGACAAAAGTTTATATGTGTCCAACGGTTAGAAATTCTAACGGTTTAGCGAAAAGTTCCAGAAATACCAGACTTTCTGAAAGTGAGAAAGTTAATGCTTCTTATATATATGAGGCACTAAAAGCTTTAATTGAAAGTTTAGAATACGAGCCTTTGAATGTTTCTGAAAAAAAAGCTATACAGTTGATAGAGGAGAAGACAGCCGGTGAGGTTGAGTATCTGGAAGTTTATGATTTGGAACTAAAAAATAAAATGATTGATTATAAACCCGGAAAACAAGCTATTGTTTGTGTAGCTGTTAAAGTTGGAGATGTCAGGTTGATAGATAATCTCATTATTTCGTAA
- a CDS encoding aspartate 1-decarboxylase: MMIEVFKSKIHRATVTQCELHYVGSITIDEELMDAAHLIENEKVQVVNINNGERFETYVIKGEKGSGVIGLNGAAARLACKGDLVIIISYALMEIEEAKKFKPSAVFPDEDNRLS, from the coding sequence ATGATGATTGAAGTATTTAAATCAAAAATTCACAGAGCTACTGTAACTCAGTGTGAACTGCACTATGTTGGAAGTATTACCATTGATGAAGAGTTAATGGATGCTGCTCATTTAATAGAGAACGAGAAAGTACAAGTGGTTAATATTAACAACGGGGAACGTTTTGAGACTTATGTGATAAAAGGTGAAAAAGGCAGTGGTGTTATAGGCTTAAATGGAGCTGCTGCAAGATTAGCCTGCAAGGGAGATTTGGTAATTATAATTTCTTACGCTTTAATGGAAATCGAAGAAGCGAAAAAATTTAAACCCTCAGCTGTTTTTCCCGATGAGGATAACCGTTTAAGTTAA
- a CDS encoding UPF0104 family protein, whose product MALRPMDESDYQKIRDSFVQANYFWVLVCIILGVFSHVSRTIRWQILLEPLGKKVGFWNTFAAIMISYVANLALPRLGEVVRCTILKKYEDIPVNKSLGTVVAERVADTATLFILFCIVLITQFSLLSNYATQKVFIPLSEKFGNLTGNFSFWLIVFAGLIITFLVGIYIHSKRKSKFGNKVKMILVGFWEGIQSFKKMKKPGLFLFHSVLIWALYIASVLIAFQALEELSSFGLMPALASLVFGTFGIIAAPGGIGAYPVLVMETLHLYGLSSASGFAFGWILWTAQTVSILVLGLISFLYLPLINRKIVK is encoded by the coding sequence TTGGCTTTGAGACCGATGGATGAATCGGATTATCAAAAGATAAGAGATTCCTTTGTTCAGGCCAATTACTTTTGGGTTTTAGTCTGCATAATTCTGGGTGTTTTCAGTCACGTCAGCAGGACTATCAGATGGCAAATCCTTTTGGAACCTTTAGGAAAGAAAGTTGGCTTTTGGAATACCTTTGCAGCTATAATGATAAGCTATGTTGCTAATCTTGCATTGCCCAGGCTGGGAGAAGTTGTGAGATGTACTATTTTAAAAAAATACGAAGATATTCCTGTTAACAAATCTTTGGGTACTGTAGTTGCTGAAAGAGTAGCTGATACGGCAACTCTTTTTATTTTATTTTGCATAGTATTAATCACACAGTTTAGCTTGTTAAGCAACTATGCCACTCAAAAAGTATTTATTCCTTTAAGTGAGAAGTTCGGAAATTTAACCGGAAATTTTTCTTTTTGGTTAATTGTATTTGCAGGTTTGATTATAACTTTTCTGGTAGGTATATATATTCACAGTAAGCGAAAAAGTAAGTTTGGAAACAAGGTTAAAATGATCTTAGTTGGTTTTTGGGAGGGTATTCAGTCCTTTAAAAAAATGAAAAAACCCGGATTATTTCTTTTTCATTCTGTACTTATCTGGGCCTTATATATAGCTTCAGTTTTAATTGCTTTTCAGGCACTTGAAGAATTATCATCTTTTGGGCTTATGCCTGCTTTAGCTTCTTTAGTATTTGGAACTTTTGGAATTATTGCAGCACCCGGTGGAATAGGGGCTTACCCTGTCTTGGTAATGGAAACTCTCCATCTTTATGGCTTATCTTCGGCTTCCGGTTTTGCTTTTGGTTGGATATTATGGACAGCACAAACAGTAAGTATTTTAGTTTTAGGATTAATATCTTTTTTATATTTGCCATTGATAAATCGCAAAATCGTTAAATAA
- the rfaE2 gene encoding D-glycero-beta-D-manno-heptose 1-phosphate adenylyltransferase, with the protein MPKIDFVKSKIADADALMRLINVWRFQSNKIVFTNGCFDLLHKGHLHLLLNATNSDEKLIVAINSDKSVRKLKGSSRPIMDEESRLLLVASLSYVDAVILFEEDTPLELIKLIKPDFIVKGGDYKEEDVVGADFIKEYNGEVRIIDLLEGFATSSIEEKIRNASES; encoded by the coding sequence ATGCCTAAAATTGATTTTGTAAAAAGCAAGATTGCCGATGCGGATGCATTAATGAGACTAATAAATGTTTGGCGATTTCAATCTAATAAAATTGTATTTACTAATGGCTGTTTTGATTTGTTACATAAAGGTCATTTACATTTACTTTTAAATGCAACAAATTCTGATGAAAAATTGATTGTTGCCATTAATTCAGATAAGTCGGTTCGCAAATTAAAAGGCTCAAGCCGGCCAATAATGGATGAAGAAAGCAGACTGTTATTGGTTGCCTCATTATCTTACGTGGATGCAGTGATATTATTTGAAGAAGATACTCCCTTAGAGTTAATAAAACTTATCAAACCGGATTTTATAGTCAAAGGTGGAGACTATAAGGAAGAAGACGTTGTTGGTGCCGATTTTATAAAGGAATATAATGGTGAGGTCAGAATAATTGATTTACTGGAAGGGTTTGCTACATCCAGTATTGAAGAAAAAATTAGAAATGCTTCAGAATCTTGA
- a CDS encoding acyl-CoA dehydrogenase, with protein MNFQLQEEHFMIQKAARDFAQNELKQGAIERDEKMEFPDSLKRRMGELGFMGMMVDPKYNGGGMDTISYVLAMEEISKVDNSASVMMSVNNSLVCWGIETFGTEEQKEKYLKRLATGEIIGAFCLSEPEAGSDATQQSTEAILNGDHYVLNGTKNWITNGSTASVYLVIAQSDRGLKHKGINAFIVEKNWDGVTVNPKENKMGIRASDTHSINFSDVKVPVENRIGEDGFGFKFAMKTLSGGRIGIAAQALGIASGAMELSIAYSKERKAFGTEIANHQAIQFKLADMATEVEISRLLCLKAAWLKDNGEDYTTASAMAKVFASETAMKVSTEAVQVHGGYGYVKEYHVERLMRDAKITQIYEGTSEVQRIVISRALLK; from the coding sequence ATGAATTTTCAACTACAGGAAGAACACTTTATGATACAAAAAGCTGCCAGAGACTTTGCTCAAAATGAGTTGAAGCAGGGAGCTATAGAAAGAGATGAGAAAATGGAATTCCCCGATTCACTAAAGAGAAGAATGGGTGAATTGGGTTTTATGGGCATGATGGTAGATCCCAAATATAACGGAGGTGGTATGGATACCATTTCTTATGTTTTGGCGATGGAAGAGATTTCTAAAGTGGACAACTCAGCATCTGTTATGATGTCTGTTAACAACTCCCTTGTTTGCTGGGGTATAGAAACTTTTGGAACAGAAGAGCAAAAGGAAAAATATCTTAAACGTTTAGCAACCGGAGAAATAATCGGAGCATTCTGCCTTTCTGAGCCTGAGGCAGGTTCAGACGCAACTCAGCAATCTACTGAGGCTATTTTGAATGGAGATCATTATGTATTAAATGGTACAAAAAATTGGATTACAAACGGGAGTACAGCTTCTGTATATTTAGTAATTGCCCAAAGTGACAGAGGATTAAAGCATAAAGGTATAAATGCCTTTATAGTGGAAAAAAATTGGGATGGCGTAACGGTTAATCCAAAGGAAAATAAAATGGGAATCAGGGCATCTGATACGCACTCAATAAACTTTTCTGATGTAAAAGTACCGGTTGAAAATCGCATCGGCGAAGACGGTTTCGGTTTTAAATTTGCCATGAAAACTCTTTCCGGAGGTCGTATCGGAATTGCGGCACAAGCTTTAGGTATCGCATCAGGAGCTATGGAATTAAGTATAGCTTACTCCAAAGAGAGAAAAGCTTTTGGAACCGAAATTGCTAATCATCAGGCTATACAGTTTAAACTGGCAGATATGGCTACTGAGGTTGAGATTTCGCGTTTGCTTTGTTTAAAAGCTGCCTGGCTGAAAGACAATGGAGAAGATTATACTACAGCCAGCGCTATGGCTAAGGTTTTTGCTTCTGAAACAGCTATGAAAGTTTCTACTGAAGCAGTCCAGGTACATGGCGGTTATGGCTATGTGAAAGAATATCATGTGGAAAGATTAATGCGTGATGCAAAAATTACGCAAATTTATGAAGGCACTTCCGAGGTACAAAGAATTGTAATTTCAAGGGCTCTTCTAAAATAA
- a CDS encoding aldehyde dehydrogenase family protein: MDTTFLKKLNLEESNKGTSTGSDWYDSKDYISSFSPADGKLIGKVGITSNEQYNEVVAAGQTAFEKWRLMPAPQRGEIVRQIGNVLRENKHELGSLVSYEMGKIYQEGLGEVQEMIDICDFAVGLSRQLYGFTMHSERPVHRMYEQWHPLGITGIITAFNFPVAVWAWNAMIAMVCGNTVIWKPSEKTPLCAVVIQKLMKEVLKKNDLDEGIINLVNGDYKVGEWLTKDPRVALISATGSIRMGKIVAQTVGERLGKTILELGGNNALIISDKSNRDLALMAVLFGAVGTAGQRCTSTRRVFIQEDVYDSFLEKLIKAYKQLRIGHPLDEKTHVGPLIDKDAVNQFLKAQKTLKSEGGKILYGGELAENAHDGFYVTPCIAEAQNHFEIVQEETFAPILYIMKYKKLEEAIQMQNGVKQGLSSAIFTDNLQEAETFLSHAGSDCGIANVNIGTSGAEIGGAFGGEKETGGGREAGSDAWKAYMRRQTNTINYSKNLPLAQGIKFDI; this comes from the coding sequence ATGGATACAACATTTTTAAAAAAACTGAATCTTGAGGAAAGTAATAAAGGAACTTCAACCGGTTCTGATTGGTATGACAGTAAGGATTATATAAGTTCTTTCTCGCCGGCAGACGGAAAATTGATTGGTAAAGTAGGAATTACTTCTAATGAACAATATAATGAAGTAGTTGCAGCCGGTCAAACAGCCTTTGAGAAATGGAGATTGATGCCGGCTCCTCAGAGAGGAGAAATCGTCAGACAGATTGGAAATGTTTTACGTGAAAACAAACATGAACTGGGCAGTTTGGTCAGTTATGAAATGGGTAAAATTTACCAGGAAGGTCTTGGCGAAGTACAGGAAATGATTGATATATGTGATTTTGCCGTTGGTTTATCCAGACAACTTTACGGATTCACTATGCATTCTGAAAGACCGGTTCACAGGATGTATGAACAATGGCATCCACTTGGAATAACAGGTATTATTACTGCCTTTAACTTTCCGGTAGCCGTTTGGGCATGGAATGCAATGATTGCGATGGTTTGTGGCAATACAGTTATTTGGAAACCCTCTGAGAAAACACCCTTATGCGCTGTTGTTATCCAAAAATTGATGAAAGAGGTACTTAAGAAAAATGATTTAGATGAAGGTATTATAAATCTGGTAAATGGAGATTATAAAGTAGGAGAGTGGTTGACAAAAGACCCGAGGGTTGCTTTAATTTCTGCTACAGGCTCAATCCGTATGGGTAAAATTGTAGCACAGACTGTTGGTGAGAGGTTAGGCAAGACAATACTTGAGCTGGGAGGAAATAATGCATTAATTATTTCAGATAAATCAAACAGAGATTTGGCATTAATGGCAGTGTTATTCGGTGCTGTTGGAACTGCCGGACAAAGATGCACTTCAACCAGAAGAGTCTTTATACAGGAGGATGTATATGACAGCTTTTTAGAAAAATTGATAAAAGCTTACAAACAATTGAGAATAGGTCACCCTTTAGATGAGAAAACTCATGTAGGTCCTTTAATTGATAAAGATGCCGTTAATCAATTTTTGAAAGCACAAAAAACTTTAAAATCAGAAGGTGGGAAAATATTATATGGTGGTGAGTTAGCTGAAAATGCTCACGATGGGTTTTATGTAACACCTTGTATAGCAGAAGCACAAAATCATTTTGAAATTGTTCAGGAAGAAACTTTTGCTCCGATTTTATACATTATGAAGTACAAAAAACTCGAGGAAGCTATACAAATGCAGAATGGAGTTAAGCAAGGCCTTTCATCAGCTATCTTCACGGATAATTTACAAGAAGCCGAAACCTTTCTATCTCACGCCGGTTCTGACTGTGGAATTGCCAATGTGAACATTGGAACTTCCGGAGCTGAAATTGGTGGAGCATTTGGTGGAGAAAAAGAAACAGGTGGAGGAAGAGAAGCCGGTTCTGATGCATGGAAAGCATATATGCGCCGACAAACAAATACCATCAATTATTCTAAAAATTTACCACTTGCTCAGGGAATAAAATTTGATATTTAA